Proteins from one Streptomyces sp. NBC_00289 genomic window:
- the rplJ gene encoding 50S ribosomal protein L10, with protein MARPDKAAAVAELADQFRSSNAAVLTEYRGLTVSQLKTLRRSLGEDAQYAVVKNTLTKIAANEAGISTLDDLFNGPTAVAFITGDPVTSAKGLRDFAKDNPNLVIKGGVLDGKALSADEIKKLADLESREVLLAKLAGAFKGKQSQAASLFQALPSKFVRTAEALRVKLAEQGGAE; from the coding sequence ATGGCAAGGCCCGACAAGGCTGCCGCGGTAGCCGAGCTCGCGGACCAGTTCCGCAGCTCGAACGCCGCCGTGCTGACCGAGTACCGGGGTCTCACCGTGTCGCAGCTCAAGACGCTGCGTCGTTCGCTCGGTGAAGACGCCCAGTACGCCGTGGTGAAGAACACGCTGACCAAGATTGCGGCCAACGAGGCCGGGATCTCGACGCTCGACGACCTGTTCAACGGTCCGACGGCGGTCGCCTTCATCACCGGTGACCCGGTGACGTCGGCGAAGGGTCTTCGTGACTTTGCCAAGGACAACCCGAACCTCGTCATCAAGGGCGGTGTCCTTGACGGCAAGGCGCTCTCCGCCGACGAGATCAAGAAGCTCGCGGACCTCGAGTCCCGCGAGGTTCTGCTCGCCAAGCTGGCGGGTGCCTTCAAGGGCAAGCAGTCCCAGGCTGCCTCGCTCTTCCAGGCGCTGCCCTCGAAGTTCGTCCGCACCGCGGAGGCGCTTCGGGTCAAGCTGGCCGAGCAGGGCGGTGCCGAGTAA
- the rpoB gene encoding DNA-directed RNA polymerase subunit beta gives MAASRTASTANMNNGASTAPLRISFAKIKEPLEVPNLLALQTESFDWLLGNDAWKARVEAALDSGQDVPRKSGLEEIFEEISPIEDFSGSMSLTFRDHRFEPPKNSIDECKERDFTFAAPLFVTAEFTNNETGEIKSQTVFMGDFPLMTNKGTFVINGTERVVVSQLVRSPGVYFDSSIDKTSDKDIFSSKIIPSRGAWLEMEIDKRDMVGVRIDRKRKQSVTVLLKALGWTTEQIIEEFGEYESMRATLEKDHTQGQDDALLDIYRKLRPGEPPTREAAQTLLENLYFNPKRYDLAKVGRYKVNKKLGADAPLDAGVLTVEDIISTIKYLVKLHAGETETTSDSGQTIVVETDDIDHFGNRRLRSVGELIQNQVRTGLARMERVVRERMTTQDVEAITPQTLINIRPVVASIKEFFGTSQLSQFMDQNNPLSGLTHKRRLSALGPGGLSRERAGFEVRDVHPSHYGRMCPIETPEGPNIGLIGSLASYGRVNAFGFVETPYRRVTDGIVTDEVDYLTADEEDRFVIAQANATLDDDMRFTENRVLVRRRGGEVDYVAGDDVDYMDVSPRQMVSVATAMIPFLEHDDANRALMGANMMRQAVPLIKSEAPLVGTGMEYRSAVDAGDVVKAEKDGVVQEVSADYITTANDDGTYITYRLAKFSRSNQGTSVNQKVIVNEGDRIITGQVLADGPATENGEMALGKNLLVAFMPWEGHNYEDAIILSQRLVQDDVLSSIHIEEHEVDARDTKLGPEEITRDIPNVSEEVLADLDERGIIRIGAEVVAGDILVGKVTPKGETELTPEERLLRAIFGEKAREVRDTSLKVPHGEIGKVIGVRVFDREEGDELPPGVNQLVRVYVAQKRKITDGDKLAGRHGNKGVISKILPIEDMPFLEDGTPVDIILNPLGVPSRMNPGQVLEIHLGWLASRGWDVSGLGEDWAKRLQVIGADQVDPGTNVATPVFDGAREDELAGLLNHTIPNRDGDRMVLPSGKARMFDGRSGEPFPEPISVGYMYILKLHHLVDDKLHARSTGPYSMITQQPLGGKAQFGGQRFGEMEVWALEAYGAAYALQELLTIKSDDVTGRVKVYEAIVKGENIPEPGIPESFKVLIKEMQSLCLNVEVLSSDGMSIEMRDTDEDVFRAAEELGIDLSRREPSSVEEV, from the coding sequence TTGGCCGCCTCGCGCACTGCCTCGACCGCGAATATGAACAACGGCGCCAGCACCGCCCCGCTGCGCATCTCCTTTGCAAAGATCAAGGAGCCCCTCGAGGTTCCGAACCTTCTTGCGCTGCAGACCGAAAGTTTCGACTGGCTGCTCGGCAACGACGCGTGGAAGGCTCGTGTCGAGGCGGCTCTGGACAGTGGACAGGACGTCCCCAGGAAGTCAGGTCTGGAGGAGATCTTCGAGGAGATCTCCCCGATCGAGGACTTCTCCGGGTCGATGTCCCTGACGTTCCGTGACCACCGCTTCGAGCCTCCGAAGAACTCCATCGACGAGTGCAAGGAGCGCGACTTCACGTTCGCCGCCCCGCTCTTCGTCACCGCCGAGTTCACCAACAACGAGACCGGCGAGATCAAGTCCCAGACGGTCTTCATGGGCGACTTCCCGCTCATGACCAACAAGGGCACCTTCGTCATCAACGGCACCGAGCGTGTCGTGGTGTCGCAGCTGGTCCGCTCGCCGGGCGTCTACTTCGACTCCTCGATCGACAAGACGTCCGACAAGGACATCTTCTCCTCCAAGATCATCCCGTCCCGGGGTGCCTGGCTGGAGATGGAGATCGACAAGCGCGACATGGTCGGTGTCCGCATCGACCGCAAGCGCAAGCAGTCCGTCACCGTCCTCCTCAAGGCCCTCGGCTGGACGACCGAGCAGATCATCGAGGAGTTCGGCGAGTACGAGTCCATGCGCGCCACCCTGGAGAAGGACCACACCCAGGGCCAGGACGACGCGCTGCTCGACATCTACCGCAAGCTGCGTCCGGGCGAGCCCCCGACCCGTGAGGCCGCGCAGACGCTGCTCGAGAACCTCTACTTCAACCCCAAGCGCTACGACCTCGCCAAGGTCGGCCGTTACAAGGTCAACAAGAAGCTGGGTGCGGACGCTCCGCTGGACGCGGGCGTCCTGACCGTCGAGGACATCATCTCGACGATCAAGTACCTGGTGAAGCTGCACGCCGGCGAGACCGAGACGACCTCCGACAGCGGTCAGACGATCGTCGTCGAGACCGACGACATCGACCACTTCGGCAACCGTCGCCTGCGCAGCGTCGGCGAGCTCATCCAGAACCAGGTCCGTACGGGTCTGGCGCGTATGGAGCGGGTCGTCCGCGAGCGCATGACGACTCAGGACGTCGAGGCGATCACGCCGCAGACCCTGATCAACATCCGGCCGGTCGTCGCCTCCATCAAGGAGTTCTTCGGCACCAGCCAGCTGTCGCAGTTCATGGACCAGAACAACCCGCTGTCGGGTCTCACCCACAAGCGCCGTCTGTCGGCTCTTGGCCCGGGTGGTCTCTCCCGTGAGCGGGCCGGCTTCGAGGTCCGTGACGTGCACCCGTCGCACTACGGCCGCATGTGCCCGATCGAGACGCCCGAAGGCCCGAACATCGGTCTGATCGGCTCGCTCGCCTCCTACGGCCGGGTCAACGCGTTCGGCTTCGTCGAGACGCCGTACCGCCGGGTCACCGACGGAATCGTCACCGACGAGGTCGACTACCTCACGGCCGACGAAGAGGACCGGTTCGTCATCGCGCAGGCCAACGCCACGCTCGACGACGACATGCGCTTCACCGAGAACCGCGTCCTGGTCCGCCGCCGTGGCGGCGAGGTCGACTACGTCGCCGGTGACGACGTGGACTACATGGACGTCTCGCCGCGCCAGATGGTGTCGGTCGCGACCGCCATGATCCCGTTCCTCGAGCACGACGACGCCAACCGTGCCCTCATGGGCGCGAACATGATGCGCCAGGCCGTGCCGCTCATCAAGAGCGAGGCCCCGCTCGTCGGCACCGGCATGGAGTACCGCTCCGCCGTCGACGCCGGCGACGTGGTCAAGGCCGAGAAGGACGGTGTGGTCCAGGAGGTCTCCGCGGACTACATCACCACCGCCAACGACGACGGCACGTACATCACGTACCGCCTCGCGAAGTTCTCGCGCTCCAACCAGGGCACCTCGGTGAACCAGAAGGTCATCGTCAACGAGGGCGACCGGATCATCACCGGTCAGGTCCTCGCCGACGGTCCGGCCACCGAGAACGGCGAGATGGCGCTGGGCAAGAACCTGCTCGTGGCGTTCATGCCGTGGGAGGGTCACAACTACGAGGACGCGATCATCCTGTCGCAGCGCCTCGTGCAGGACGACGTCCTCTCCTCGATCCACATCGAGGAGCACGAGGTCGACGCCCGTGACACCAAGCTCGGCCCCGAGGAGATCACCCGGGACATCCCGAACGTCTCCGAGGAGGTCCTCGCCGACCTCGACGAGCGCGGCATCATCCGTATCGGTGCCGAGGTCGTCGCCGGCGACATCCTCGTCGGCAAGGTCACTCCCAAGGGCGAGACCGAGCTGACCCCGGAGGAGCGCCTGCTGCGCGCGATCTTCGGTGAGAAGGCCCGTGAGGTCCGTGACACCTCGCTGAAGGTGCCGCACGGCGAGATCGGCAAGGTCATCGGCGTCCGCGTCTTCGACCGTGAAGAGGGCGACGAGCTGCCGCCGGGCGTGAACCAGCTGGTTCGGGTCTACGTGGCGCAGAAGCGCAAGATCACGGACGGTGACAAGCTCGCCGGCCGTCACGGCAACAAGGGTGTCATCTCCAAGATCCTGCCCATCGAGGACATGCCGTTCCTCGAGGACGGGACCCCGGTCGACATCATCCTGAACCCGCTCGGTGTGCCGTCCCGAATGAACCCGGGACAGGTTCTGGAGATCCACCTCGGCTGGCTCGCCAGCCGCGGCTGGGACGTCTCCGGGCTCGGCGAGGACTGGGCGAAGCGCCTGCAGGTCATCGGCGCCGACCAGGTCGACCCCGGTACCAACGTCGCCACCCCCGTCTTCGACGGTGCGCGTGAGGACGAGCTCGCGGGTCTGCTGAACCACACCATCCCGAACCGCGACGGCGACCGCATGGTCCTGCCGTCCGGTAAGGCGAGGATGTTCGACGGCCGCTCCGGCGAGCCGTTCCCGGAGCCGATCTCGGTCGGCTACATGTACATCCTCAAGCTCCACCACCTGGTCGACGACAAGCTGCACGCCCGGTCGACCGGTCCGTACTCGATGATCACCCAGCAGCCGCTGGGTGGTAAGGCCCAGTTCGGTGGCCAGCGCTTCGGTGAGATGGAGGTGTGGGCGCTGGAGGCATACGGCGCCGCGTACGCCCTCCAGGAGCTGCTGACCATCAAGTCCGACGACGTCACCGGTCGCGTGAAGGTCTACGAGGCCATCGTCAAGGGCGAGAACATCCCCGAGCCCGGCATCCCCGAGTCCTTCAAGGTGCTCATCAAGGAGATGCAGTCCCTGTGCCTCAACGTGGAGGTGCTGTCCTCGGACGGCATGTCCATCGAGATGCGCGACACCGACGAGGACGTCTTCCGCGCAGCGGAGGAGCTTGGCATCGACCTGTCCCGGCGTGAGCCGAGCAGCGTCGAAGAGGTCTGA
- a CDS encoding LppX_LprAFG lipoprotein, translating to MKTSVRGSARRRAAGAGLAALALAGGAVGCAKGDDESPAMEPAAAVAKAAKNAETITSFRYTMTGKVPDAGRVNGEAAMSVKPPAMSMKITAQDKGADGKVEIRLVDKAMYIGGGAQAAKEMDGKSWIKFDMSALGADKQLNPAQLGAGQADQNPATESTFLTGSKDVKKVGTETVDGVKTTHYQGNVTLDELEASLKGKDKATRKTREKSIAQYEKMGVDSLVMDMWIDGDDHTKKFRMRGDADKGPLDMTITFLDINKPVTVTAPPAKDTVDLAEMMKDASGAES from the coding sequence TTGAAGACTTCCGTACGTGGTTCCGCACGCCGTCGCGCGGCGGGTGCCGGCCTCGCCGCCCTGGCCCTCGCGGGCGGTGCGGTCGGGTGTGCCAAGGGCGACGACGAGTCGCCCGCCATGGAGCCGGCCGCGGCCGTCGCCAAGGCCGCGAAGAACGCCGAGACCATCACGTCCTTCCGCTACACGATGACCGGCAAGGTTCCGGACGCGGGCCGGGTGAACGGCGAGGCGGCGATGAGCGTCAAGCCGCCGGCGATGAGCATGAAGATCACCGCTCAGGACAAGGGCGCCGACGGCAAGGTGGAGATCCGGCTCGTCGACAAGGCCATGTACATCGGCGGGGGCGCCCAGGCCGCCAAGGAGATGGACGGCAAGAGCTGGATCAAGTTCGACATGTCCGCGCTCGGCGCCGACAAGCAGCTGAACCCCGCCCAGCTCGGGGCCGGCCAGGCCGACCAGAACCCGGCGACCGAGTCCACCTTCCTCACCGGCTCCAAGGACGTGAAGAAGGTCGGCACCGAGACCGTCGACGGGGTGAAGACCACCCACTACCAGGGCAACGTCACCCTCGACGAGCTCGAGGCCTCCCTCAAGGGCAAGGACAAGGCCACCCGCAAGACCCGCGAGAAGAGCATCGCGCAGTACGAGAAGATGGGCGTCGACTCGCTCGTGATGGACATGTGGATCGACGGCGACGACCACACCAAGAAGTTCCGCATGCGCGGAGACGCCGACAAGGGCCCCCTCGACATGACCATCACCTTCCTCGACATCAACAAGCCCGTGACGGTCACCGCCCCACCCGCCAAGGACACGGTCGACCTCGCGGAGATGATGAAGGACGCCTCCGGCGCCGAGAGCTGA
- the rplL gene encoding 50S ribosomal protein L7/L12 has product MATKLSQEELLEQFETLTLIELSEFVKAFEEKFDVTAAAAVAAAPAGPAAAAEVAEEQDEFDVVLTGAGEKKIQVIKVVRELTSLGLKEAKDLVDGAPKPVLEKVAKDAAEKAAEALKGAGASVEVK; this is encoded by the coding sequence ATGGCGACGAAGCTGTCCCAGGAAGAGCTGCTCGAGCAGTTCGAGACCCTCACCCTCATCGAGCTCTCCGAGTTCGTGAAGGCGTTCGAGGAGAAGTTCGACGTCACCGCCGCCGCCGCGGTCGCCGCTGCCCCGGCCGGCCCGGCCGCCGCCGCTGAGGTTGCCGAGGAGCAGGACGAGTTCGACGTCGTCCTCACCGGTGCCGGCGAGAAGAAGATCCAGGTCATCAAGGTCGTGCGCGAGCTGACCTCCCTGGGTCTCAAGGAGGCCAAGGACCTCGTGGACGGCGCCCCGAAGCCCGTTCTCGAGAAGGTCGCCAAGGACGCCGCCGAGAAGGCCGCCGAGGCCCTCAAGGGCGCCGGCGCCTCCGTCGAGGTCAAGTAA